Proteins encoded in a region of the Rhodococcus sp. SBT000017 genome:
- the cobN gene encoding cobaltochelatase subunit CobN codes for MFLLLSTSDTDLLSARASGADFTWGNPSRLLAEDIPAMAESAELIIVRILGSRRSWESGIDAVLATGLPVVVLGGEQAPDADLMEISTVPANVAAQAHNYLAEGGSDNLRQLYNFLSDTVLLTGHGFDAPRHLPTWGHLDRHAAPQSAGPTVAILYYRAQHLAGNTTYIDALSTAVENAGATALPIYCASLRTAEADLLDTLKSADALIVTVLAAGGTKPAGASAGGDDEAWDVAELAALDVPILQGLCLTSSRATWAENDDGLPPLDVATQVAVPEFDGRLITVPFSFKEIDDDGLTTYVPDHERAARVAGIAVRHARLRHIPAADRRIALMFSAYPTKHARIGNAVGLDTPASAIALMSDMRTAGYDLGPLDGPDSVPGLAARDGDALIHALIARGGQDPNWLTDAQLEGNPIRISAAQYGRWFEQLPADLRDGVVEHWGPAPGDLYVDRSADPNGEIVIAAMQFGNVVIMVQPPRGFGEKPVAIYHDPDLPPSHHYLAAYRWISATKADGGFGADAMVHLGKHGNLEWLPGKTLGMSASCGTDAALGDLPLIYPFLVNDPGEGTQAKRRAHATLVDHLIPPMARAESYGDISRLEQLLDEHANISALDPAKLPAIRQQIWTLMTAAQMHKDLGLEERPDEEVFDDMLLNVDGWLCEIKDVQIRDGLHILGQEPVGDAEVELVLAMLRARQMWGGEQTVPGLREALGLSEDGDEDRTRVDSIEAVAHGLVAAMQAAQWDPAAAARVAGEHGSVVAQILEFAAAEVVPRLRGTSREIAQVLHALDGGFIAAGPSGSPLRGLINVLPTGRNFYSVDPKAVPSKLAWETGQAMAESLLARYRQDHGEWPKSVGLSVWGTSAMRTSGDDIAEVFALLGVSPVWDEASRRVTRLQVIDLDELGRPRIDVTVRISGFFRDAFPHVLALLDDAVRMVAALDEPADQNYVRAHAQADLAEHGDERRSTTRIFGSKPGTYGAGLLQLIDSKTWRSDDDLAQVYTTWGGFAYGRGLDGVPASDDMRTAYKRIAVAAKNTDTREHDIADSDDYFQYHGGMVATVRALTGKSPEAYIGDSTRPESVRTRTLSEETARVFRARVVNPRWLEAMRRHGYKGAFEMAATVDYLFGYDATTDVVQDWMYEKLAETYVLDEQNKKFMQQSNPWALHGIAERLLEAAERKMWAEPDKQVLDGLRQVYLETEGELEGE; via the coding sequence GTGTTCTTGTTGCTGTCCACGTCGGACACCGATCTGCTCAGCGCCCGTGCCAGTGGAGCCGACTTCACCTGGGGCAACCCTTCCCGGCTGCTCGCCGAGGACATTCCGGCGATGGCAGAGTCGGCCGAGTTGATCATCGTGCGCATCCTGGGATCGAGGCGCTCGTGGGAGTCGGGCATCGACGCGGTTCTCGCGACCGGACTGCCGGTCGTCGTGCTCGGCGGTGAGCAGGCACCCGACGCGGACCTGATGGAAATCTCGACAGTGCCCGCCAACGTTGCTGCGCAAGCGCACAACTACTTGGCCGAGGGCGGATCCGACAACCTCCGTCAGCTGTACAACTTTCTCTCCGACACCGTGTTGCTGACCGGCCACGGTTTCGACGCTCCACGGCACCTGCCCACTTGGGGCCACCTCGACCGGCACGCCGCTCCGCAGTCCGCCGGTCCGACGGTGGCGATCCTGTACTACCGCGCCCAGCATCTGGCCGGAAACACCACGTACATCGATGCTCTCTCCACCGCAGTGGAGAACGCCGGAGCCACCGCGCTCCCGATCTACTGCGCGTCGCTGCGCACCGCGGAAGCCGACCTGCTCGACACTCTGAAGTCGGCGGACGCCCTGATCGTGACCGTGCTGGCCGCCGGAGGCACCAAACCGGCCGGAGCGTCGGCCGGTGGGGATGACGAAGCCTGGGACGTCGCCGAGCTGGCCGCGCTCGATGTGCCGATCCTGCAGGGTCTGTGCCTGACGAGTTCCCGCGCGACGTGGGCCGAGAACGACGACGGACTACCCCCCCTGGACGTGGCAACGCAGGTCGCGGTACCGGAATTCGACGGCCGGCTCATCACCGTCCCGTTCTCGTTCAAGGAGATCGACGACGACGGCTTGACCACGTACGTCCCGGACCACGAGCGCGCCGCTCGGGTGGCAGGCATCGCCGTACGACACGCGCGGCTGCGCCACATTCCGGCTGCCGATCGCCGTATCGCCCTGATGTTCTCGGCCTATCCCACCAAGCATGCGCGGATCGGCAACGCCGTCGGCCTCGACACTCCGGCAAGCGCGATCGCGTTGATGTCGGACATGCGCACCGCGGGCTACGACCTCGGACCGCTGGACGGCCCGGATTCTGTGCCGGGTCTGGCTGCTCGCGACGGTGACGCGCTCATCCATGCGCTGATCGCCCGCGGCGGCCAGGACCCCAACTGGCTCACCGACGCCCAGCTCGAGGGCAATCCCATTCGCATCTCGGCCGCGCAGTACGGCCGGTGGTTCGAGCAGCTTCCCGCAGATCTGCGAGATGGCGTCGTCGAGCACTGGGGCCCGGCACCGGGCGATCTCTACGTCGATCGGTCTGCCGATCCGAACGGTGAAATCGTCATCGCTGCCATGCAATTCGGCAACGTGGTGATCATGGTGCAACCGCCGCGCGGATTCGGCGAGAAGCCGGTTGCGATCTATCACGATCCGGACCTGCCGCCGAGCCATCACTACCTGGCGGCGTACCGGTGGATCTCGGCCACGAAGGCCGACGGCGGCTTCGGTGCGGACGCCATGGTTCACCTGGGCAAGCACGGCAACCTGGAATGGCTGCCGGGCAAGACACTCGGTATGTCCGCTTCCTGCGGAACCGATGCGGCTCTGGGAGATCTGCCGCTGATCTATCCGTTCCTCGTCAACGACCCGGGGGAGGGCACGCAGGCCAAGCGCCGAGCGCATGCAACTCTCGTCGATCACCTGATTCCGCCGATGGCGCGCGCGGAGAGCTACGGCGACATCTCTCGGCTCGAACAATTGCTCGACGAGCACGCGAACATCTCGGCACTCGACCCGGCCAAGCTGCCTGCGATCCGCCAGCAGATCTGGACCCTGATGACGGCCGCGCAGATGCACAAGGACCTCGGGCTCGAGGAGCGACCCGACGAGGAAGTGTTCGACGACATGCTGCTCAATGTCGACGGGTGGCTGTGCGAGATCAAGGACGTGCAGATCCGCGACGGGCTGCACATCCTGGGCCAGGAACCCGTCGGAGACGCCGAGGTCGAACTGGTGCTCGCGATGCTCCGGGCCCGGCAGATGTGGGGCGGGGAGCAGACTGTCCCCGGTCTGCGAGAGGCACTGGGACTCAGCGAGGACGGCGACGAGGACCGTACCCGCGTCGACAGCATCGAGGCCGTGGCCCACGGATTGGTCGCGGCGATGCAGGCAGCGCAGTGGGATCCCGCAGCGGCCGCGCGGGTGGCGGGCGAACACGGCAGCGTGGTTGCACAGATTCTCGAATTCGCAGCAGCCGAGGTCGTTCCGCGTCTGCGCGGCACCTCGCGTGAGATCGCCCAGGTACTGCACGCACTCGACGGCGGTTTCATCGCGGCGGGGCCGAGCGGTTCACCGTTGCGCGGGCTGATCAACGTGCTGCCCACCGGCCGCAACTTCTACTCCGTCGATCCGAAGGCCGTGCCGTCGAAGTTGGCATGGGAGACCGGGCAGGCGATGGCGGAGTCGCTGCTCGCTCGCTACCGCCAGGATCACGGGGAGTGGCCGAAATCCGTCGGGCTGTCGGTGTGGGGCACATCGGCCATGCGGACCTCCGGGGATGACATCGCCGAGGTGTTCGCCCTGCTGGGAGTCTCGCCGGTGTGGGACGAGGCGTCGCGCAGGGTGACGCGGCTCCAGGTGATCGACCTCGACGAGCTCGGCCGTCCCCGCATCGACGTGACGGTCCGCATCAGTGGATTCTTCCGCGACGCGTTCCCCCACGTGCTCGCACTGCTCGACGATGCGGTCCGGATGGTCGCCGCATTGGACGAGCCGGCCGATCAGAACTACGTGCGAGCGCATGCGCAGGCCGATCTCGCCGAGCACGGTGACGAACGACGTTCCACCACGCGCATTTTCGGATCGAAGCCGGGCACGTACGGTGCCGGTCTGCTGCAGCTGATCGACAGCAAGACCTGGCGCAGCGACGACGATCTGGCGCAGGTTTACACCACCTGGGGCGGCTTCGCGTACGGCCGCGGTCTCGACGGCGTTCCCGCCTCGGACGACATGCGCACCGCCTACAAGCGGATCGCCGTTGCCGCCAAGAACACCGATACGCGTGAGCACGACATCGCCGACTCCGACGACTACTTCCAGTACCACGGCGGCATGGTCGCAACCGTGCGTGCGTTGACCGGGAAGTCGCCCGAGGCGTACATCGGTGACAGCACACGCCCGGAATCGGTTCGCACGCGCACGCTCTCGGAAGAGACCGCGAGGGTGTTCCGCGCCCGCGTGGTGAACCCGCGGTGGCTCGAAGCAATGCGCAGGCACGGCTACAAGGGCGCTTTCGAGATGGCAGCGACCGTGGACTACCTGTTCGGCTACGACGCGACGACCGACGTGGTGCAGGACTGGATGTACGAGAAGCTGGCCGAAACGTACGTGCTCGACGAGCAGAACAAGAAGTTCATGCAACAGTCCAATCCGTGGGCGCTGCACGGTATCGCCGAGCGGCTGCTCGAAGCGGCCGAGCGAAAGATGTGGGCCGAGCCGGACAAGCAGGTTCTCGACGGTTTGCGCCAGGTGTATCTCGAAACCGAGGGCGAGCTCGAAGGGGAGTAG
- the cobG gene encoding precorrin-3B synthase — protein MSSPERSVPDGCPGALTTHLAADGPLARVRLPGGVVLPGQMQVLAQAASELGDGTLELTSRGNIQVRAVSDPDGFATRLADAGLLPSPTHERVRNILASPLSGRVGGLTDVRALVGALDEGLCARPDLAELPGRTLFALDDGRGDLCGLEPDFGAYAQSDGSYAVLLAGRDSGVRVDRDSVVPTLLNCAGTFVELRQSQWRVAELDDGPAQIVDRLGLSAGPILPMPAPVEVPPIGWLDQDDGLVALAAGLANGVLGARLAEFLAAIDRPLIMTPWRSLIVCDLDEEPAEQVVRVLAPMGLIFDAASPWIRVSACTGSPGCEKSMADVRADLSAAVDARMTPRDERQHWSGCERRCGRPKGEVTDVIATGIGYRVS, from the coding sequence ATGAGTTCGCCAGAGAGGTCGGTGCCCGACGGCTGCCCTGGAGCCCTGACGACCCATCTGGCCGCGGACGGGCCGCTGGCACGAGTTCGGCTGCCGGGCGGCGTCGTGTTGCCGGGGCAGATGCAGGTACTGGCGCAGGCCGCTTCGGAGCTGGGTGACGGCACGCTGGAACTGACCTCGCGGGGCAATATCCAGGTGCGTGCGGTGTCGGACCCGGACGGCTTCGCGACCAGGTTGGCCGACGCAGGGTTGCTTCCGTCCCCGACTCACGAGCGAGTGCGCAACATCCTCGCTTCGCCCCTATCGGGCCGGGTGGGCGGCCTCACCGATGTGCGCGCGCTGGTCGGTGCGCTCGACGAGGGCCTGTGTGCGCGGCCCGATCTGGCCGAACTGCCGGGTCGGACGCTCTTCGCGCTCGACGACGGCCGAGGCGACCTGTGCGGCCTCGAACCGGATTTCGGTGCCTACGCCCAGTCCGACGGGTCCTACGCGGTGCTGCTGGCGGGCCGGGACAGCGGCGTTCGCGTGGACCGCGACAGCGTCGTGCCGACGCTGCTGAACTGCGCGGGCACCTTCGTGGAACTGCGGCAGTCCCAGTGGCGGGTGGCCGAATTGGACGATGGACCGGCACAGATCGTCGACCGTCTCGGGCTCTCGGCCGGCCCCATCCTACCGATGCCCGCACCCGTGGAGGTGCCACCGATCGGATGGCTCGACCAGGACGACGGCCTGGTGGCGTTGGCCGCCGGATTGGCCAACGGTGTACTCGGGGCGCGGCTCGCCGAATTCCTCGCGGCCATCGACCGCCCGCTGATCATGACCCCGTGGCGATCGCTGATCGTGTGTGATCTGGACGAGGAACCGGCCGAACAGGTCGTCCGCGTGCTCGCCCCGATGGGACTGATCTTCGACGCGGCATCACCGTGGATTCGAGTGAGCGCCTGCACCGGATCGCCGGGGTGCGAGAAGTCGATGGCCGACGTGCGAGCCGACCTCTCCGCGGCAGTCGATGCTCGAATGACTCCGCGCGACGAGCGGCAACACTGGTCCGGGTGCGAACGGCGTTGCGGCCGGCCCAAGGGCGAGGTGACCGACGTGATCGCGACGGGAATCGGCTACCGCGTGTCCTGA
- a CDS encoding precorrin-8X methylmutase, which yields MHDYVRDGAEIYRQSFATIRAEADLSRFAPDVAQVVVRMIHAVGEIDLTETIGYTPAVVTSARAALNSGAPILCDANMVAAGITRRRLPADNEVLCTLSDPRVPDLARSMGTTRTAAALELWGDKLGGAVVAIGNAPTALFHLMEMLAAGAPKPAAIVGGPVGFIGAAESKEDLIAADLGVEYLVVRGRRGGSPITVAAVNAIASEQE from the coding sequence ATGCACGACTACGTCCGCGACGGCGCGGAGATCTACCGACAATCGTTCGCGACCATCCGAGCCGAAGCAGATCTGTCTCGGTTCGCGCCGGACGTTGCCCAGGTCGTCGTGCGCATGATTCACGCGGTCGGCGAGATCGATCTGACCGAGACCATCGGCTACACCCCAGCGGTCGTGACCTCCGCTCGCGCGGCACTGAACTCGGGAGCGCCGATCCTGTGCGACGCCAACATGGTCGCCGCCGGCATCACTCGTCGCCGTCTTCCGGCCGACAACGAGGTGCTGTGCACGCTGTCCGATCCTCGGGTGCCGGACTTGGCTCGGAGTATGGGGACCACGAGAACCGCTGCCGCGCTGGAGTTGTGGGGCGACAAGCTCGGCGGTGCCGTCGTTGCGATCGGAAACGCGCCGACCGCTCTGTTTCACCTGATGGAGATGCTCGCGGCCGGGGCTCCGAAGCCAGCAGCCATCGTCGGCGGCCCGGTGGGATTCATCGGCGCAGCGGAGTCGAAAGAAGATCTGATCGCAGCCGACCTCGGCGTCGAGTATCTCGTCGTTCGAGGTAGACGTGGTGGTAGTCCGATCACCGTCGCTGCGGTCAATGCCATTGCGAGCGAGCAAGAATGA
- a CDS encoding precorrin-2 C(20)-methyltransferase, which produces MTSTGKLWGVGVGPGDPELLTVKAARVIAEADVVAFHSAQHGRSISRGLAAGYMRDGQLEEHLVYPVTTETTAHPGGYQGAIDEFYESAAARLAAHLDAGRSVVLLAEGDPLFYSSYMHMHKRLADRFEVEIVPGVTSVSAASAALATPLVERDEVFTVLPGTLPADELTRRLRGTDAAVIMKLGRTYPTVLEALERSGRLDEARYVERASTPQQRVLDAADADNVPYFSMIVVPSPSNRAEMPTDSGEVVVVGLGPGDDAWTTDEVRAELAAATDLVGYVTYIDRVPPRPGQIRHASDNKVESERAAFALDLAKQGRRVAVVSSGDPGVFAMATAVIEVAAEQQWNSVPVRVVPGMTAANAVASRVGAPLGHDYAVVSLSDRLKPWDVVAARLSAVAGADMAIAIYNPASKSRTWQVAAMKEILLEHRSPQTPVVIGRAVGSAQESVRTVTLGELDPESIDMRCLLIIGSSMTTVVDTGSGPKVFTSRRYPSEGGA; this is translated from the coding sequence ATGACCAGCACCGGAAAACTGTGGGGAGTCGGCGTCGGCCCGGGCGACCCGGAGTTGTTGACCGTCAAGGCGGCTCGCGTGATCGCCGAGGCCGATGTGGTCGCCTTCCACAGTGCACAGCACGGTCGCAGCATCTCTCGTGGACTGGCGGCCGGGTACATGCGGGACGGGCAGCTCGAGGAACATCTGGTCTATCCGGTGACCACCGAGACCACGGCGCACCCCGGTGGGTATCAGGGTGCGATCGACGAATTCTACGAATCCGCTGCCGCACGGTTGGCGGCCCATCTGGACGCGGGACGCTCCGTAGTGCTTCTCGCCGAGGGTGATCCGCTGTTCTACAGCTCGTACATGCACATGCACAAACGGTTGGCCGACCGCTTCGAGGTCGAGATCGTGCCCGGCGTGACGTCGGTCAGTGCCGCCTCGGCCGCGCTGGCAACTCCGCTCGTGGAGCGAGACGAGGTGTTCACCGTGCTGCCCGGCACGCTGCCCGCGGACGAACTCACGCGCCGGCTGCGCGGCACCGACGCAGCCGTCATCATGAAACTGGGCCGGACCTACCCCACCGTACTCGAGGCCCTGGAGCGTTCCGGCCGACTCGACGAGGCGCGCTACGTCGAACGCGCCAGCACGCCCCAGCAGCGAGTACTCGACGCCGCAGACGCCGACAACGTGCCCTACTTCTCGATGATCGTCGTGCCGAGCCCGTCCAACAGAGCCGAAATGCCCACCGACAGTGGAGAAGTGGTCGTCGTCGGCCTCGGTCCCGGCGACGACGCATGGACGACCGACGAGGTGCGCGCAGAACTGGCCGCCGCCACCGATCTCGTGGGCTACGTCACCTACATCGATCGGGTACCTCCGAGGCCCGGGCAGATTCGGCACGCAAGCGACAACAAGGTCGAATCCGAACGTGCCGCCTTCGCGCTCGATCTCGCCAAGCAGGGCCGCCGAGTAGCCGTGGTCTCCTCGGGCGATCCGGGGGTGTTCGCGATGGCGACCGCCGTGATCGAAGTGGCAGCCGAGCAGCAGTGGAACTCGGTACCGGTACGGGTGGTGCCCGGAATGACGGCCGCCAACGCCGTCGCCAGTCGAGTGGGCGCACCACTCGGCCACGACTACGCCGTCGTCTCGCTCTCCGACCGCCTCAAGCCCTGGGACGTCGTCGCAGCGCGGCTATCGGCGGTCGCCGGAGCCGACATGGCGATCGCGATCTACAACCCGGCGTCGAAATCGCGCACCTGGCAGGTTGCGGCCATGAAAGAGATTCTGCTCGAGCATCGTTCGCCGCAGACCCCCGTGGTCATCGGACGCGCAGTGGGCAGCGCGCAGGAATCCGTTCGCACCGTGACGCTCGGCGAACTCGACCCGGAGTCGATCGACATGCGATGCCTTCTCATCATCGGATCATCGATGACGACGGTGGTCGACACAGGAAGCGGGCCGAAGGTGTTCACCTCCCGCCGGTACCCGTCAGAGGGTGGAGCGTAG
- a CDS encoding cobalt-precorrin-6A reductase, producing MERCQTVKVLILGGTTESRALAAAMDTVQGIETITSLAGRVAEPILPVGQTRIGGFGGPDALAVWLRDNAIDVVVDATHPFASTIGAHAEQATRATSVALLVLTRPSWTAGVGDRWTSVASLPDAASAITSGSRVFLTTGRQGVHHFARVEHSWFLVRAIDPPTGPVPPHMTLHLSRGPFDVDHESMMLADNRIDLLITKNSGGDMTRAKLDAARAASIPVIVVDRPARTGSAPTVFDIAAAVDWLTKRLRSTL from the coding sequence ATGGAGCGCTGTCAAACTGTGAAGGTCCTGATTCTCGGTGGTACGACGGAGTCGCGGGCACTCGCGGCAGCCATGGACACGGTGCAGGGGATCGAGACGATCACCTCGCTGGCGGGTCGGGTCGCCGAGCCGATACTTCCCGTCGGACAGACGCGGATCGGGGGCTTCGGCGGGCCGGACGCCCTGGCAGTGTGGCTGCGAGACAACGCAATCGACGTGGTGGTCGACGCGACACACCCGTTCGCCTCCACCATCGGGGCACACGCCGAGCAGGCCACCAGGGCAACGTCGGTCGCGCTCCTGGTGCTGACGCGGCCATCATGGACCGCGGGCGTGGGTGATCGGTGGACCTCGGTTGCGTCGTTGCCCGACGCGGCGTCGGCGATCACCTCCGGCAGCAGGGTGTTCCTCACGACAGGCAGGCAGGGCGTTCACCATTTCGCGCGCGTCGAGCACTCGTGGTTTCTGGTCAGGGCGATCGACCCGCCGACCGGCCCGGTGCCGCCGCACATGACGCTGCACCTGAGCCGTGGGCCCTTCGATGTCGACCACGAGTCGATGATGCTCGCGGACAACCGAATCGATCTGTTGATCACCAAGAACAGCGGCGGTGACATGACGCGAGCCAAGCTCGATGCCGCCCGAGCTGCATCGATTCCGGTGATCGTGGTCGACCGTCCTGCGCGAACCGGCTCGGCACCGACGGTGTTCGACATCGCAGCCGCCGTGGACTGGCTGACGAAACGACTACGCTCCACCCTCTGA